From Pongo pygmaeus isolate AG05252 chromosome 1, NHGRI_mPonPyg2-v2.0_pri, whole genome shotgun sequence, one genomic window encodes:
- the ATF3 gene encoding cyclic AMP-dependent transcription factor ATF-3: MMLQHPGQVSASEVSASAIVPCLSPPGSLVFEDFANLTPFVKEELRFAIQNKHLCHRMSSALESVTVSDRPLGVSVTKAEVAPEEDERKKRRRERNKIAAAKCRNKKKEKTECLQKESEKLESVNAELKAQIEELKNEKQHLIYMLNLHRPTCIVRAQNGRTPEDERNLFIQQIKEGTLQS; the protein is encoded by the exons ATGATGCTTCAACACCCAGGCCAGGTCTCTGCCTCGGAAGTGAGTGCTTCTGCCATTGTCCCCTGCCTGTCCCCTCCTGGATCACTGGTGTTTGAGGATTTTGCTAACCTGACGCCCTTTGTCAAGGAAGAGCTGAGGTTTGCCATCCAGAACAAGCACCTCTGCCACCGGATGTCCTCTGCGCTGGAGTCAGTCACTGTCAGCGACAGACCCCTCGGGGTGTCCGTCACAAAAGCCGAG GTAGCCCCTGaagaagatgaaaggaaaaagaggcGACGAGAAAGAAATAAGATTGCAGCTGCAAAGTGCCGAaacaagaagaaggagaagaccGAGTGCCTGCAGAAA GAGTCGGAGAAGCTGGAAAGTGTGAATGCTGAACTGAAGGCTCAGATTGAGGAGCTCAAGAACGAGAAGCAGCATTTGATATACATGCTCAACCTTCATCGGCCCACGTGTATTGTCCGGGCTCAGAATGGGAGGACTCCAGAAGATGAGAGAAACCTCTTTATCCAACAGATAAAAGAAGGAACATTGCAGAGCTAA
- the GARIN4 gene encoding Golgi-associated RAB2 interactor protein 4: MNGDSLLPYYTAQSGSSMSMFNTTMGKLQRQLYKGEYDIFKYAPIFESDFIQITKRGEVIDVHNRVRMVTMGIARTSPILPLPDVMLLARPATGCEEYAGHGQATKRKKRKAAKNLELTRLLPLKFVRISVQDHEKQQLRLKFATGRSCYLQLCPALDTRDDLFAYWEKLIYLLQPPMESNSSTCGIPAEDMMWMPVFREDRRSLGAVNLQGKGDQDQVSIRSLHMVSEVCGATSAAYAGGEGLQHDFHKPTNMLNVSIPKTSTELAEEPATGAIKEAAAAGAAAGAAAGAATGTVAGVLSVAAANSAPRQVSAAIAGVATIGAGGNKSNMALAGTASMAPNSTKVAVAGAAGKPSEHVSSASMSFPREGSMSLAIAGVELTSRTAAETDMDAAAGPPVSTRQSKSSLSGQRGRERTQASAEGCKEGRERREKYRALGRSSHRLRTGESRHKTRGDKIARKSSSRSSFSHRASRDDKKEKGCGSPGSSRHGDSHKGVSHTPISKESRTSHKSGRSLSTTSSGSSKGLGRISSFLRNVRANLTTKAVGTPHGRDVDIMAKMAERSTNVAITETAEGGQGLEMVGSK; the protein is encoded by the coding sequence ATGAATGGTGATTCTCTGCTGCCGTATTATACGGCCCAGAGTGGCTCCAGCATGAGCATGTTCAACACCACCATGGGGAAACTGCAGCGACAACTGTACAAGGGGGAGTATGATATATTCAAGTATGCACCGATATTTGAGAGCGACTTTATCCAGATCACCAAAAGGGGAGAAGTGATTGATGTGCACAACCGTGTCCGTATGGTGACCATGGGCATTGCACGCACCAGCCCCATCCTCCCACTCCCAGATGTCATGCTACTGGCGCGACCGGCCACCGGCTGTGAAGAGTATGCTGGACATGGCCAGGCCACCAAGAGAAAAAAACGCAAGGCAGCAAAGAACTTAGAGCTCACCAGGCTTCTCCCCCTGAAGTTTGTACGGATCTCTGTTCAAGACCATGAGAAACAACAGCTGCGCCTGAAGTTTGCCACTGGCAGATCTTGCTATCTGCAATTGTGTCCCGCTCTCGACACACGGGACGACCTCTTTGCCTATTGGGAAAAACTAATTTACCTCTTGCAGCCACCCATGGAGAGTAACAGCAGTACCTGTGGCATTCCAGCTGAAGACATGATGTGGATGCCTGTGTTTCGGGAAGACAGGAGGAGCCTGGGAGCCGTGAATCTTCAAGGAAAGGGGGATCAGGACCAGGTCAGCATCCGGAGCCTCCACATGGTCTCTGAGGTGTGTGGGGCCACCTCTGCTGCTTATGCTGGAGGGGAGGGACTCCAACATGACTTTCACAAACCCACTAACATGCTCAATGTATCCATCCCCAAAACATCTACAGAGCTTGCTGAGGAGCCAGCAACAGGGGCAATTaaagaggcagcagcagcaggggcagCAGCAGGGGCAGCTGCAGGGGCAGCAACAGGCACCGTAGCAGGTGTCTTGAGTGTGGCAGCAGCCAATTCCGCCCCTAGACAGGTGAGCGCAGCCATAGCTGGGGTGGCCACCATCGGTGCAGGAGGAAACAAAAGCAACATGGCCCTTGCAGGCACTGCCAGCATGGCTCCAAACAGCACGAAGGTGGCTGTGGCAGGGGCTGCAGGCAAGCCCTCAGAGCATGTTTCCAGCGCATCCATGAGCTTTCCCCGAGAGGGCAGCATGAGCCTGGCCATTGCAGGAGTAGAACTGACCAGCAGGACAGCTGCAGAAACAGACATGGACGCAGCAGCGGGACCTCCCGTCTCCACCCGGCAGAGCAAGAGCAGCCTGAGTGGACAGCGTGGAAGGGAGCGAACCCAGGCCAGCGCTGAAGGCTGcaaggaggggagggaaagaagggaaaagtACAGGGCTCTCGGAAGGAGTTCCCATCGCCTCAGGACAGGTGAAAGCCGCCACAAAACAAGGGGGGACAAGATCGCCCGAAAGTCCTCCAGCAGGTCCTCATTCAGCCACAGAGCCAGTAGAGATGACAAAAAGGAGAAAGGCTGTGGCAGCCCGGGGAGCAGCAGGCACGGGGACTCGCATAAAGGTGTCAGCCACACGCCCATCTCAAAGGAGTCCAGGACCTCTCACAAATCTGGGAGGAGCTTATCGACCACCAGTTCCGGTTCCAGCAAGGGACTTGGCAGGATCAGCTCTTTCCTGAGGAACGTCAGAGCCAACCTTACTACAAAAGCAGTGGGCACACCACATGGCAGAGATGTGGACATCATGGCTAAGATGGCGGAGAGGAGCACCAACGTGGCCATCACCGAGACAGCAGAGGGTGGCCAGGGGCTGGAGATGGTTGGTTCAAAGTGA